A genomic region of Hyalangium minutum contains the following coding sequences:
- a CDS encoding reverse transcriptase family protein, with protein MSEATARTFYSKAGLGFHLKRDWSTLESLAEHAGAHYRSFDEWMGNKWRHFDVPSKRLADVQREIARFLKARVKFPDTMLGGLKGGSPKKNAEAHRGQGLVFKLDIRDCFPSIGHRRVFRMFREQLKFSDPISNLLTKLTTFQNRLPQGSPASSVIANLVLMELHESIQLECEALGLKCTFFVDDITLSGERVREVIAPVVRLVQRHGFSMRPCKVRLLAAHREKLSVTGVLVNRRRLSVGRTRKNKLRARIHQLSRGERVTDSDLRSIQSSVVQVKHISNHQGETLERLVQEKLPKRGVQTPKERAKKIRRVCKCTHKHRHKRNEESVTATHQPASSVAAGLPRQHFVHTLEAGLR; from the coding sequence GTGAGCGAGGCAACGGCACGAACCTTTTACTCCAAGGCTGGGCTTGGCTTTCACTTGAAGCGTGATTGGTCCACCCTGGAGTCATTAGCAGAACATGCTGGGGCCCACTACCGCTCTTTCGATGAATGGATGGGCAACAAGTGGCGGCATTTTGATGTGCCCAGTAAGCGACTCGCAGATGTTCAGAGGGAGATCGCTCGTTTCCTCAAGGCCAGAGTAAAATTTCCTGACACCATGCTCGGTGGCCTCAAAGGCGGGTCTCCCAAGAAAAATGCGGAGGCCCATCGTGGGCAGGGACTTGTGTTCAAACTAGACATCCGGGATTGCTTTCCTAGCATCGGCCACCGAAGGGTCTTCCGGATGTTCCGTGAGCAATTGAAATTCTCTGATCCGATTTCAAATCTGCTCACAAAACTAACAACCTTCCAGAATCGGCTTCCTCAGGGTTCTCCAGCCAGTTCTGTTATCGCCAATCTCGTCTTGATGGAACTCCACGAGTCCATCCAGTTGGAATGTGAAGCACTAGGACTGAAATGTACTTTTTTTGTTGATGACATCACCCTCTCTGGAGAACGCGTTCGAGAGGTCATTGCACCGGTCGTGAGGTTGGTGCAGCGCCATGGCTTCTCGATGCGCCCATGCAAAGTCCGCCTACTAGCCGCTCACCGAGAAAAGCTTTCTGTCACTGGTGTTTTAGTGAATAGGAGGCGATTGTCAGTTGGACGGACGCGCAAGAACAAGCTCCGAGCGAGAATCCATCAACTCTCACGAGGCGAACGCGTAACCGATTCGGATTTACGCTCTATCCAATCCTCGGTTGTACAGGTAAAACACATCTCAAACCACCAAGGTGAGACGCTAGAGAGGCTTGTGCAGGAAAAGCTACCGAAGCGCGGTGTCCAGACGCCTAAGGAGCGCGCGAAGAAGATTCGGCGAGTTTGCAAATGTACGCACAAGCACCGTCATAAGCGGAATGAGGAATCAGTAACTGCTACTCATCAGCCGGCAAGCAGCGTGGCCGCCGGTCTTCCACGCCAACACTTCGTTCATACTCTAGAAGCTGGCCTCAGATAA
- a CDS encoding helix-turn-helix domain-containing protein — MNYGRALKKLREKRNLKQKELAEKAALDASYVSQIENGKRVPSTAAVEAIAKALDVPLYLLMLFASDAEDLRGISEEQARRLENQFLDLVMKAEQGD; from the coding sequence ATGAACTATGGCAGGGCATTGAAGAAGCTGCGAGAGAAACGCAATCTCAAGCAGAAAGAACTGGCTGAAAAGGCTGCCTTAGACGCTAGTTACGTCTCTCAGATTGAGAATGGGAAACGCGTGCCAAGCACTGCCGCTGTTGAGGCCATTGCCAAAGCACTCGATGTTCCACTCTATCTACTCATGCTGTTCGCATCTGACGCGGAAGATCTGCGAGGCATTTCGGAAGAGCAGGCTCGCCGCCTCGAAAATCAGTTCCTAGACCTGGTCATGAAGGCTGAGCAAGGTGATTGA
- a CDS encoding DUF3857 domain-containing transglutaminase family protein yields the protein MRLVLAVLLASLPAFAAEPWDAPPFTADPSALAGAAAALPTPPGAEVEVLLEEGTFSYDAKGRETSTSRLVYRVVTQEGAKNWATIGVGYAPWHEERPEVRARVITPDGKAHELDPSTLADTSPADREPETLSDQRLLRGPLPAIVPGAVVEQLITTRETESVFASGVARRFFLGKEVPVRRVRLTLDAPQGQPLNFVTRGLRTKPRRVEANGRTRLVFEQGPLEPLAMPEPFLPADAVTWPHIAFSTGRAWNDLARRYHETVEAQLAGANLERTAQEILGEEKRREVVAAKLTKWIHSQVRYTSLQFGEAAVVPRQPAEVLVRRYGDCKDLSTLLVGLLRASGVPASVALLRTGLEDVQESLPGFGLFDHAIVYIPGTPALWIDATDAFSPPGVLPAMVQGRLALLAHPDTKSLVRTPELPASANLTTTTREVFLSERGPSRITEVKESMGTVASAYREHFALTESARVREGYVDYVKSAFSASDVKKLNPVELESLEKPFRVELEVEEASRGYTDDKEAAVGLGGAYLLGRLPDYLLEETSDEQPRGKRRGELVLLEPYVAELRYRVASPAGYTPKPLPKNFTRKMGPATYSGEYALMGREVNVTFRFDTGKRRWSAAEVEAFRTSFDAMSQEEESLLGFEHDGASLLAEGHVPEALEVYRRMVELHPKEALHRGQLALALLEAGAGEEARTEARRGTEVEPSSALGWRTLGWVLQHDTLGRRFKPGFDHAGAVAAYRKARTLDPTDFETRGDLGILLEYGPQGDRYGEDSRLEDAVAEYLALRQDLNRKDMDDHLLLDLFLLEEYAELLKRASGMEPSPLRNSVRLSASAMVDGAAVAVKNAAKWVPTMDARREALEDAANRLMRLRRYPEAHALLTEAAKGAPDAVEKQRRLIPLAKAVRFEPKSLKGDDPRSVVQRLFLAMLDDEGGQAQVERLLHKPSLAAEPELADEVMRTVRVLLNRGVLAEVPQASAVDMALSLMELRVEGDAKRGFRVQSRLPFETSSGSGTENWFIVRAGTELRLLGTGYDYGVLGQEAMRRVEAGDLEGARQWLDWARDSMPSTLTEQQAGANFLRLWKKEATAGKEELRVAAASLMAFGKQAVRAIPYLSLARERAATDTERRGFDRDLLAAYYHLKRLPEMLETADRLLEVAPVDESAYYQATYALRQLDRPDELTKRAEARLKLLPDDDKALETLASVATMRGELAKAQEYRRRIVEAGKATAHTYNELAWNTLFLGKVDEGAVEDALKANTLTSYGNASYVHTLATIYAELGKGQEARQLLLKSLELQGASALQAYDWYVVGRIAETNGLLEEARAAYQRAKSPKPDINSVDALANSRLKVLEKGPRTVAKPTP from the coding sequence ATGCGTCTCGTTCTTGCCGTCCTGCTTGCCTCCTTGCCGGCCTTCGCGGCTGAGCCCTGGGATGCGCCGCCGTTCACGGCGGATCCGTCCGCTCTTGCTGGAGCCGCCGCGGCGCTCCCCACCCCTCCGGGGGCCGAAGTCGAAGTGCTGCTGGAAGAGGGCACCTTCTCCTATGACGCGAAGGGCCGGGAGACCTCCACCTCACGGCTCGTCTACCGCGTGGTGACACAGGAGGGGGCCAAGAACTGGGCGACCATCGGGGTGGGGTATGCCCCGTGGCACGAGGAGCGCCCCGAGGTGCGCGCCCGCGTCATCACCCCGGATGGGAAGGCGCATGAGCTGGATCCCTCCACGCTGGCGGACACCAGCCCGGCGGACCGGGAGCCGGAGACGCTGTCGGATCAACGGCTGCTGCGCGGCCCGCTGCCGGCCATCGTGCCGGGAGCGGTGGTGGAGCAGCTGATCACCACGCGCGAGACGGAGAGCGTGTTCGCCAGTGGGGTGGCGCGGCGCTTCTTCCTCGGCAAGGAGGTGCCGGTGCGGCGGGTGCGGCTGACGCTGGATGCGCCCCAGGGCCAGCCGCTGAACTTCGTGACGCGGGGCCTGCGCACCAAGCCTCGGAGGGTGGAGGCGAACGGACGCACCCGGCTCGTCTTCGAGCAAGGCCCGCTGGAGCCCTTGGCCATGCCCGAGCCGTTCCTGCCCGCGGACGCGGTGACGTGGCCGCACATCGCCTTCTCGACGGGCCGGGCCTGGAATGACCTGGCGCGCCGCTACCACGAGACGGTGGAGGCGCAGCTGGCCGGGGCGAACCTGGAGCGCACCGCGCAGGAGATTCTGGGTGAGGAGAAGCGCCGGGAGGTGGTGGCGGCGAAGCTGACGAAGTGGATCCACTCGCAGGTGCGCTACACGAGCCTCCAGTTTGGCGAGGCCGCCGTGGTGCCGCGCCAGCCCGCCGAGGTGCTCGTGCGGCGCTATGGCGATTGCAAGGACCTGTCCACGCTGCTGGTGGGGCTGCTGCGGGCGTCGGGGGTACCGGCCTCGGTGGCGCTGCTGCGCACGGGGCTGGAGGACGTGCAGGAGTCACTGCCCGGCTTTGGGCTCTTTGATCACGCCATCGTCTATATACCGGGGACTCCGGCGCTGTGGATCGACGCGACGGACGCCTTTAGCCCGCCGGGGGTGCTGCCTGCGATGGTGCAGGGGCGGCTGGCGCTGTTGGCGCACCCGGACACGAAGAGCCTGGTGCGCACGCCCGAGCTGCCGGCCTCGGCCAACCTGACTACCACGACGCGCGAGGTGTTCCTGTCCGAGCGCGGCCCCTCGCGCATCACCGAGGTGAAGGAGTCCATGGGCACGGTGGCCTCCGCGTACCGCGAGCACTTCGCGCTCACCGAGTCCGCCCGGGTGCGCGAGGGCTACGTGGACTATGTGAAGAGCGCCTTCTCGGCCTCGGACGTGAAGAAGCTGAACCCGGTGGAGCTGGAGTCCCTGGAGAAGCCGTTCCGCGTGGAGCTGGAGGTGGAGGAGGCCAGCCGAGGCTACACGGACGACAAGGAGGCGGCGGTGGGGCTCGGCGGGGCGTACCTGCTGGGGCGACTGCCGGACTACCTGCTGGAGGAGACCTCGGACGAGCAGCCGAGGGGCAAGCGCCGGGGGGAGCTGGTGCTGCTGGAGCCGTACGTGGCCGAGCTGCGCTACCGGGTGGCGTCTCCGGCGGGCTACACGCCGAAGCCGCTGCCGAAGAACTTCACGCGCAAGATGGGGCCGGCGACGTACTCGGGCGAGTACGCGCTGATGGGGCGCGAGGTGAACGTCACCTTCCGCTTCGACACGGGCAAGCGCCGCTGGTCCGCGGCCGAGGTGGAGGCCTTCCGCACGTCGTTCGATGCGATGAGCCAGGAGGAGGAGTCACTGCTCGGGTTCGAGCATGACGGGGCCTCGCTGCTGGCCGAGGGCCACGTGCCCGAGGCGCTCGAGGTGTACCGCCGCATGGTGGAGCTGCACCCGAAGGAGGCGCTGCACCGAGGGCAGCTGGCGCTCGCGCTGCTGGAGGCGGGCGCGGGCGAGGAGGCGCGCACCGAGGCCCGCCGGGGCACCGAGGTGGAGCCGTCCTCGGCGCTGGGCTGGCGCACGCTGGGGTGGGTGCTGCAGCACGACACGCTGGGGCGCCGCTTCAAGCCGGGCTTCGACCACGCGGGGGCGGTGGCGGCCTACCGGAAGGCGCGGACGCTGGATCCGACGGACTTCGAGACGCGCGGCGACCTGGGCATCCTGCTGGAGTACGGGCCTCAGGGGGATCGCTATGGCGAGGACTCACGCCTGGAAGACGCGGTGGCCGAGTACCTGGCGCTGCGGCAGGACCTGAACCGGAAGGACATGGACGACCACCTGCTGCTCGACCTGTTCCTGCTGGAGGAGTACGCGGAGCTGCTGAAGCGAGCCAGCGGGATGGAGCCTTCGCCGCTGCGCAACAGCGTGCGGCTGAGCGCGTCGGCGATGGTGGACGGGGCGGCGGTGGCGGTGAAGAACGCGGCGAAGTGGGTGCCAACCATGGATGCGCGGCGAGAGGCGCTGGAGGATGCGGCGAACCGGCTGATGCGCCTGCGCCGCTACCCGGAGGCGCACGCGCTGCTGACCGAGGCTGCCAAGGGAGCGCCGGACGCGGTGGAGAAGCAGCGGCGGCTGATTCCACTGGCGAAGGCAGTGCGCTTCGAGCCCAAGTCATTGAAGGGGGATGATCCGCGCTCGGTGGTGCAGCGGCTCTTCCTGGCGATGCTGGACGACGAGGGCGGCCAGGCCCAGGTGGAGAGGCTCCTGCACAAGCCATCGCTGGCAGCGGAGCCGGAGCTGGCGGATGAGGTGATGCGGACGGTGCGGGTGCTGCTGAACCGAGGGGTGCTGGCGGAGGTGCCGCAGGCGAGCGCGGTGGACATGGCGCTGTCGCTGATGGAGCTGCGAGTGGAGGGGGATGCGAAGCGGGGCTTCCGCGTCCAGTCGCGCCTGCCGTTCGAGACCTCCAGCGGGAGCGGCACGGAGAACTGGTTCATCGTGCGAGCGGGCACGGAGCTGCGGCTGTTGGGGACGGGGTACGACTACGGAGTGCTCGGGCAGGAGGCGATGCGGCGGGTGGAGGCGGGGGACCTGGAGGGAGCGCGCCAGTGGCTGGACTGGGCGCGGGACTCGATGCCTTCGACGCTGACGGAGCAACAGGCAGGGGCCAACTTCCTGCGGCTGTGGAAGAAGGAAGCAACGGCGGGGAAGGAAGAGCTGCGGGTGGCGGCGGCAAGCCTGATGGCGTTCGGCAAACAGGCGGTGCGAGCGATTCCGTACCTGAGCCTGGCGCGAGAGCGAGCGGCGACGGACACAGAGCGGCGCGGGTTCGATCGGGACTTGCTGGCGGCGTACTACCACCTGAAGCGGCTGCCCGAGATGCTGGAGACGGCGGACCGGCTGCTGGAGGTGGCACCGGTGGATGAGTCCGCGTACTACCAGGCGACGTACGCGCTGCGGCAACTGGACCGGCCGGACGAGCTGACGAAGCGGGCGGAGGCGCGGCTGAAGCTGCTGCCAGACGACGACAAGGCGCTGGAGACGCTGGCGAGCGTAGCAACGATGCGAGGCGAGCTGGCGAAGGCGCAGGAGTACCGGAGGCGCATCGTCGAGGCGGGCAAGGCAACAGCGCACACGTACAACGAGCTGGCGTGGAACACGCTGTTCTTGGGGAAAGTGGACGAAGGAGCGGTGGAGGACGCGCTGAAGGCGAACACGCTCACGAGCTACGGGAACGCGTCCTACGTGCACACGCTGGCAACCATCTACGCGGAGCTGGGCAAAGGACAGGAGGCGCGGCAGCTGCTGCTCAAGTCGCTGGAGTTGCAGGGAGCAAGCGCACTGCAGGCCTACGATTGGTACGTGGTGGGGCGAATTGCGGAGACCAACGGACTGCTGGAGGAGGCCCGAGCGGCCTACCAGCGAGCGAAGAGCCCCAAACCGGATATCAACAGCGTGGACGCGCTAGCGAACTCACGGCTCAAGGTGCTGGAGAAGGGCCCAAGGACGGTGGCGAAGCCCACGCCGTAA